A window of the Natronomonas salina genome harbors these coding sequences:
- a CDS encoding SDR family NAD(P)-dependent oxidoreductase, whose protein sequence is MATLDGERIIVTGASRGLGQSMAERFSEEGARVVLTARDEERLDAVADGLPGESLVAPANVRHADAVDRVVERTVEEFGGIDTLVNNAGVSLLGMQDDRKELTDVTEDEWDTVLEVNLKGVFLFTRATLPHMYEQASGNVVNVSSGLGRHAIGGAGAYVSSKWGLEGLTRVTALEAENRGVTANAIDPGGRVDTDIWAHLPDEEREQILDPDVMDDAAVLLAAQGPDGVTGESKTAEEWEQRLE, encoded by the coding sequence ATGGCTACACTCGACGGCGAACGGATCATCGTAACCGGTGCGAGTCGCGGGCTCGGTCAGTCCATGGCCGAGCGGTTTTCTGAGGAAGGCGCCCGGGTCGTGCTCACCGCACGCGACGAGGAGCGGCTGGACGCCGTCGCCGACGGATTGCCTGGTGAATCGCTGGTCGCGCCGGCAAACGTACGCCACGCCGACGCTGTCGACCGGGTCGTCGAGCGAACCGTCGAGGAGTTCGGCGGCATCGACACGCTAGTGAACAACGCCGGGGTGAGTCTCCTCGGGATGCAGGACGACCGGAAGGAACTGACGGACGTCACCGAAGACGAGTGGGATACCGTCCTGGAGGTCAACCTCAAGGGCGTCTTCCTGTTCACTCGAGCGACGCTCCCCCATATGTACGAGCAGGCGTCGGGCAACGTCGTGAACGTCTCCTCGGGGCTCGGTCGGCACGCAATCGGCGGCGCCGGCGCTTACGTCAGTTCCAAGTGGGGCCTCGAGGGACTCACCCGGGTGACCGCCCTGGAGGCGGAGAATCGCGGCGTCACAGCCAACGCCATCGACCCTGGCGGGCGTGTCGATACGGACATCTGGGCGCACCTGCCCGACGAGGAACGCGAACAGATCCTCGACCCCGACGTGATGGACGACGCCGCGGTGCTGTTGGCCGCCCAAGGACCCGACGGCGTGACCGGCGAGTCGAAGACTGCCGAGGAATGGGAGCAACGGCTGGAGTAG
- a CDS encoding DUF7344 domain-containing protein, producing the protein MVSRQQFAEHPPAPVDDLSRDTVLRLISQPMRRALLACLDQRDVPLAVADVSKEIVQRTRDNPGDEVTENEAEHCYLSLYHRDIPKLADYGIVTMNYEENTVELTARGEALVRNQDELLTQML; encoded by the coding sequence ATGGTTTCCAGACAACAGTTTGCAGAACACCCTCCAGCCCCGGTCGATGATCTGTCGCGGGACACCGTTTTGCGTCTCATAAGCCAGCCAATGCGTCGAGCCCTCCTCGCCTGTCTCGACCAGCGAGACGTCCCTCTCGCCGTGGCGGACGTCTCGAAAGAGATCGTCCAGCGAACCCGCGATAACCCTGGAGACGAAGTCACGGAGAATGAGGCCGAACATTGCTACCTCTCGCTCTATCATCGGGATATCCCCAAGTTAGCCGACTACGGAATCGTCACGATGAACTACGAGGAGAATACCGTCGAGCTGACGGCGCGCGGCGAAGCACTCGTTCGTAATCAGGACGAGCTCCTTACGCAGATGCTGTAG
- a CDS encoding ATP-binding protein, whose protein sequence is MSSIPDLLEFLTEERRYLRIQPTEDPLQPATIERSITKLHRRARGGGDYPTYEFLLAAVGDSDDAGTRSLAWFVGVAGDPSADALAATRRALTACLPSSYDVVETTCSYADILELPIEIDDREAETEPRDEDTPIPDSGADPSDEQPTPVPSTAADPDVDDPPASDEESAMAARLDPSALASGIQSLGAAVADQLSHPDPEPAQPVLPDWEVAGVEFFGVGDRPDDWQLPLQEMQAFEGAASSQPAWPLASVCDGLAEGDAPTLVQLLVEPKPDWSYDRDSRTLALEEGEDLYRYQIGEAIIEMLYGPMDGGGESRSRQDRTGTDAGRHRGAGASDTPTRTQTRSGTRRESDATTARQPSQTSSIAASEARRIQALESVDTRRSFTVNARAIALERGANADTADETLRPLVDAFRDLEADHYRIRGTQYPFGSLEAARLFERVLTREFDDTPKRHRHIVPLVPNESRAIVADPASVGALCLLGGAALSSPAGRALATTPSAKTGLELPSRAVLDTYLSAGGMHIGHPQTANRELLDATVSLPPAAHPLHTAVFGSSGAGKTALGHDMATGATDATEGATILLDSKGDGGTDAFLRAHFARHGDLQDVYHFDCGDLLPAFPMLTIEPQLEAGIDRAKAVENVADRFIEVLAAYMGTEDFHNAESSVDVIEMLVKALFDPIHGSDTITQYELLEACGHMHYSQDPPTVSDPYLRMSLEDVTANSPNTFDNIMTGAARRIKKASKDARLRPLFNDHGDRDVAFDLLDHLDEQCVIVIDTSDYREDPRRLLTLVIVSQLWTALTRRVERSDPHEDLSQVNLFIEEAADVATADILGELLSQGRAFGVGVTLMMQFPQQVRDANPRLFRELIIDIGTHITGRVNDPGALAAPYTTGDLDRETVATRIANLDRGEWLVRLGDPWGDERPLPFVCRSRPLPRGHPDGDEPLIDSEETTYQAERTLLETRMYRQYGIAVSEHTHTGTADADGMAASDVIDQPAGEADADAADTAAGQALRTTIPHSERFPDSVTYRDEPPYPLVCRHCETRHPPTTDGMGNAIECCHDLAAVDREDIPITSVDLSLTATERRDSDYTDAQLRFLAAVYMAHQQAFNPDLEYDLVVDSMVRLQEYVGIDTDGVRELVEDGLLKRDCDHPHRLYTVTPEGRDEIQVGHREGVAHGDGQGDLSESSFHVALTEVGKRFLDQLFVADPDHPAVETRKYHDVADGRLDVAALDADGDVVVALEAERINHDLAEAVPTDFDKMANCDPEEAIWVVKNRSAGHEVLQALNEPADGVPRVEKTYSEKMRPQEFTIDTPGLTDVYTFQSMRNAIDD, encoded by the coding sequence ATGTCAAGTATACCCGATTTACTGGAATTTCTCACCGAGGAGCGGCGCTACCTCCGAATCCAGCCGACGGAGGACCCACTGCAGCCGGCGACGATCGAGCGCTCGATCACGAAGCTCCATCGACGGGCCCGGGGCGGTGGCGACTACCCGACCTACGAGTTCCTGCTCGCCGCGGTCGGCGACAGCGACGACGCCGGCACGCGGTCGCTAGCGTGGTTCGTGGGCGTCGCGGGCGATCCATCGGCCGATGCTCTCGCCGCGACGAGACGGGCGCTCACGGCGTGTCTGCCCAGCAGCTACGACGTCGTCGAGACCACCTGCAGCTACGCCGACATCCTCGAACTCCCGATCGAGATCGACGACCGCGAGGCCGAGACCGAACCCCGGGATGAGGACACTCCGATTCCGGACTCGGGAGCGGACCCGTCCGACGAGCAGCCCACACCAGTGCCGTCGACAGCCGCCGACCCGGACGTGGACGACCCACCTGCCTCCGACGAGGAATCGGCCATGGCGGCGCGGCTGGACCCGTCGGCGCTCGCCTCGGGGATACAATCACTCGGGGCGGCGGTCGCAGACCAGCTCTCGCATCCGGACCCGGAGCCGGCCCAGCCGGTTCTGCCGGACTGGGAGGTCGCGGGCGTCGAGTTCTTCGGCGTCGGTGATCGCCCGGACGACTGGCAGCTGCCACTCCAGGAGATGCAGGCCTTCGAGGGTGCCGCGTCGAGCCAGCCCGCGTGGCCGCTCGCGAGCGTCTGTGACGGGCTCGCAGAGGGCGACGCACCGACGCTCGTCCAGTTGCTCGTCGAGCCGAAGCCCGACTGGAGCTACGACCGCGACAGCCGTACCCTCGCCCTCGAGGAGGGGGAGGACCTGTACCGCTATCAGATCGGCGAGGCGATCATCGAGATGCTCTACGGGCCGATGGACGGCGGCGGCGAGTCCCGCTCGAGACAGGATCGAACCGGGACGGACGCGGGCCGGCACCGTGGCGCCGGCGCGAGCGACACGCCGACTCGGACCCAGACGAGATCGGGGACGCGCCGGGAGTCGGACGCCACCACCGCCCGGCAACCGTCTCAAACGTCGTCCATCGCGGCCTCGGAAGCCCGGCGTATCCAGGCGCTCGAATCCGTCGACACCCGGCGGTCGTTCACGGTCAACGCCCGCGCTATCGCACTCGAACGTGGGGCGAACGCCGACACTGCGGACGAGACGCTCCGGCCGCTCGTCGACGCCTTCCGGGACCTCGAGGCCGACCACTATCGCATCCGGGGCACGCAGTATCCGTTCGGCTCGCTCGAGGCGGCCCGGCTCTTCGAGCGCGTCCTCACCCGCGAGTTCGACGACACACCGAAGCGCCACCGCCACATCGTTCCCCTCGTCCCGAACGAGAGTCGTGCGATCGTCGCCGACCCGGCCTCGGTCGGCGCTCTCTGCCTGCTGGGCGGGGCCGCCCTCTCTTCGCCCGCCGGTCGTGCCCTGGCGACTACCCCCTCTGCGAAGACCGGCCTGGAGCTCCCGTCACGGGCGGTCCTCGACACGTACCTCTCGGCAGGCGGCATGCATATCGGCCATCCACAGACGGCGAATCGCGAACTGCTCGACGCGACGGTCTCGCTGCCACCGGCCGCCCATCCGCTCCATACGGCCGTCTTCGGCAGCTCCGGCGCCGGCAAGACCGCCCTCGGCCACGACATGGCCACGGGTGCCACCGACGCGACCGAGGGCGCGACGATCCTCCTCGACTCCAAGGGCGACGGTGGCACCGATGCCTTCCTCCGGGCACACTTCGCCCGCCACGGCGACCTCCAGGACGTCTATCACTTCGATTGCGGCGACCTCCTGCCGGCCTTCCCCATGCTCACCATCGAACCGCAACTCGAGGCCGGTATCGACCGTGCGAAGGCCGTCGAAAACGTCGCCGACCGCTTCATCGAGGTCCTCGCCGCCTACATGGGCACGGAGGACTTCCACAACGCCGAGTCGTCCGTCGATGTCATCGAGATGCTCGTGAAGGCGCTGTTCGACCCGATCCACGGCAGCGACACCATCACCCAGTACGAGCTGCTCGAGGCCTGCGGCCACATGCACTACTCGCAGGACCCGCCGACGGTCTCCGACCCGTATCTCCGGATGTCGCTGGAGGACGTCACGGCCAACAGCCCGAACACCTTCGACAACATCATGACCGGCGCCGCCCGCCGGATCAAGAAGGCCTCGAAGGACGCCCGCCTCCGCCCGCTGTTCAACGACCACGGCGACCGCGATGTCGCGTTCGACCTGCTCGACCATCTCGACGAGCAATGCGTCATCGTCATCGACACCAGTGACTACCGCGAGGACCCACGCAGGCTCCTCACGCTCGTCATCGTCTCCCAGCTCTGGACGGCGCTCACACGCCGCGTCGAACGAAGCGACCCACACGAGGACCTTTCGCAGGTCAACCTCTTCATCGAGGAGGCCGCCGACGTCGCCACCGCAGATATCCTCGGCGAACTCCTCTCGCAGGGCCGTGCCTTCGGCGTCGGCGTCACCCTCATGATGCAGTTCCCACAGCAGGTCCGCGACGCCAACCCGCGGCTCTTCCGCGAACTCATCATCGACATCGGGACCCACATCACCGGCCGCGTCAACGACCCCGGCGCGCTCGCCGCCCCCTACACGACCGGCGACCTCGACCGCGAGACCGTCGCCACCCGCATCGCGAACCTCGACCGCGGCGAGTGGCTCGTCCGGCTCGGCGACCCCTGGGGCGACGAGCGGCCCCTGCCGTTCGTCTGCCGATCACGGCCACTCCCACGGGGCCACCCCGACGGCGACGAACCGCTCATCGACAGCGAGGAGACCACCTACCAAGCCGAACGGACACTGCTCGAGACCCGGATGTATCGCCAATACGGGATCGCCGTCAGCGAACACACGCATACCGGGACGGCCGACGCCGACGGGATGGCCGCGTCGGATGTGATCGACCAGCCCGCAGGGGAAGCGGACGCCGACGCCGCAGACACCGCAGCCGGTCAGGCGTTGCGCACGACGATTCCCCACTCCGAGCGGTTCCCCGACTCCGTGACGTATCGTGACGAGCCGCCGTACCCGCTCGTCTGCCGGCACTGTGAGACGCGACACCCGCCGACTACCGACGGGATGGGCAACGCCATCGAGTGCTGCCACGACCTCGCGGCCGTCGACCGCGAGGACATCCCCATCACGAGCGTCGACCTCTCGCTGACCGCTACCGAGCGCCGCGACAGCGACTACACCGACGCCCAGCTCCGGTTCCTGGCGGCCGTCTACATGGCCCACCAGCAGGCGTTCAACCCCGACCTCGAGTACGATCTCGTCGTCGACTCGATGGTCCGCCTCCAGGAGTACGTCGGCATCGACACCGATGGGGTCCGCGAGCTCGTCGAGGATGGCCTCCTCAAACGCGACTGCGACCATCCCCATCGGCTGTACACCGTGACGCCCGAGGGCCGCGACGAGATCCAGGTCGGCCACCGCGAGGGCGTCGCCCACGGCGACGGCCAGGGCGACCTCAGCGAGTCCAGCTTCCACGTCGCCCTCACCGAGGTCGGGAAACGCTTCCTCGATCAGCTGTTCGTCGCCGACCCGGACCACCCGGCCGTGGAGACGCGCAAGTACCACGACGTCGCGGACGGCCGCCTCGACGTCGCCGCCCTCGACGCCGACGGCGACGTCGTCGTCGCGCTCGAGGCCGAACGCATCAACCACGATCTCGCCGAGGCCGTCCCGACCGACTTCGACAAGATGGCCAACTGTGACCCCGAGGAGGCGATCTGGGTCGTCAAGAACCGCAGCGCCGGCCACGAGGTCCTGCAGGCGCTCAACGAGCCCGCCGACGGCGTCCCCCGTGTCGAGAAGACCTACAGCGAGAAGATGCGTCCCCAGGAGTTCACCATCGACACGCCCGGGCTGACCGACGTCTACACCTTCCAGTCGATGCGCAACGCGATCGACGACTGA
- a CDS encoding AbrB/MazE/SpoVT family DNA-binding domain-containing protein — protein sequence MGTDRGAEETKVSDRGMVTIPAALRRQLDIEPGDKLRWTANDEGDLSVEIVHQREGVFDDFEPVDAGQTDAVDAEAEFGAE from the coding sequence ATGGGAACTGACAGAGGGGCCGAGGAAACGAAAGTCAGCGACCGTGGGATGGTCACGATCCCGGCGGCCCTCCGCCGACAACTCGACATCGAGCCAGGCGATAAGCTCCGGTGGACCGCCAACGACGAGGGCGATCTCTCGGTCGAGATCGTCCATCAGCGTGAAGGGGTGTTCGACGATTTCGAACCCGTCGACGCCGGGCAGACGGACGCGGTCGACGCGGAGGCCGAGTTCGGGGCCGAGTAA